In one window of Mytilus trossulus isolate FHL-02 chromosome 7, PNRI_Mtr1.1.1.hap1, whole genome shotgun sequence DNA:
- the LOC134726217 gene encoding patched domain-containing protein 3-like produces TGNTASKDKETVETLFKINTSANFNVQSLSDLGQYGEVIIELKNGNDILNITNWKHIEELNNYIRNTTVEDSSGNIYFYSDVCARSSNQCVVDGSFLLDSKFTSDMKTGNITYPPYNITLGQTVLLDRFIGNVVLVNGLIKHATALKLRFNLISESFDLSRKWEKKFVKRMASFQNTDIMVKYSHSGSLSAELSKNVTGDISVFSVTFTLMIVFACLALMGTNCVDNRYYLGLAGVLSTCLAILASFGLVSVCGVSFVDIVGIMPFLILGIGVDNMFILLSGLADTKSDDSVEARIGKTIRTSGIAITITSLTDIVAFCAGAASVFPSVRNFSWYTGCAVLFCYFNYLTFYTGIMTINEVRVSKQRHWFTCCKTKPHQSLKEEGKSKTVVLFCGGAPRQKREEVEGPIEKYPKILLKKAVKSKPTRIIIILLFLGYLGVSAWGAWNFREDLDLRNLVSSDSYHYKFYDTNLKFFSQSFFVSFYVKSEIEYRFSLNDLNTLLRKAKEDKDIHNTFELSWLDSYTKSPAFLNASQSNFILGLKTFLNTHGNIFVNDVIIRNNSIVASRFHVLSKSLTTSSDQASLMVRVREIAKSSTLPVFVFSPSFVFFEQYVQIVPQTIQTLAIAVSVVFLVTAIFMPLPVLILLVTVSVSMIMVGVIGLMQIWGLTLSSVTMIHIVMCVGFSVDFSAHICHAYAHVPGNNRDARVSTALDLAGGPILNGALSSVIGIVVLAFSKSYIFFSFFKVMFIVVVVGAMHAIFLLPVLLSWIGPIYGTPDTEPVNDKMKYSEKDEKNQNELMNYKPNTIPRISTASLRSLTNAS; encoded by the exons ACAGGAAATACTGCAAGCAAAGACAAAGAAACA GTTGAAACTTTGTTCAAAATCAACACAAGCGCAAACTTTAATGTACAAAGTTTGTCGGATTTGGGTCAGTACGGAGAAGTTATCATAGAACTCAAGAATGGAAATGATATACTAAACATAACAAATTGGAAGCACATTGAAGAACTCAACAATTACATTCGCAACACGACAGTCGAAGATTCTTCTGGAAACATTTACTTCTATTCAGATGTGTGTGCACGATCAAGTAATCAATGTGTTGTTGACGGTAGCTTCTTGCTAGATTCTAAATTTACGTCAGATATGAAAACAGGCAATATCACATATCCCCCTTATAACATAACGTTAGGACAAACAGTTCTTTTAGATCGATTTATTGGAAACGTAGTACTTGTAAATGGTTTAATCAAACATGCAACTGCCCTTAAGTTACGATTTAATCTTATATCTGAATCATTTGATTTATCCAGAAAATGGGagaaaaaatttgttaaaagaaTGGCATCATTTCAAAATACTGATATAATGGTCAAATATTCCCATTCTGGTAGTCTGAGTGCTGAATTAAGCAAAAATGTAACTGGTGACATTTCCGTGTTTTCAGTTACATTTACGCTTATGATCGTATTTGCGTGTCTAGCTTTGATGGGAACGAACTGCGTTGATAATCGATATTACCTTGGTTTAGCtggtgttttgtctacatgcctGGCGATTCTGGCATCATTTGGTCTTGTTAGTGTTTGTGGTGTTTCGTTTGTAGACATTGTTGGGATAATGCCGTTTTTGATATTAG GTATAGGTGTGGACAATATGTTTATTCTTTTATCTGGCTTGGCTGATACAAAGAGTGACGATTCCGTCGAAGCACGTATTGGTAAGACAATAAGGACAAGTGGAATTGCTATCACCATAACATCATTAACAGACATCGTAGCGTTCTGTGCAGGTGCAGCATCAGTCTTTCCTAGTGTCCGCAATTTTTCTTGGTATACAG GTTgtgctgttttgttttgttatttcaattaCCTGACATTCTACACCGGAATCATGACTATCAATGAAGTTCGAGTTTCAAAACAGCGCCATTGGTTCACTTGTTGCAAAACAAAACCTCATCAATCACTCAAAGAGGAAGGAAAATCGAAAACAGTTGTCTTATTTTGTGGAGGTGCGCCACGTCAGAAGAGAGAAGAAGTTGAAGGACCTAttgaaaaatatccaaaaattctattaaaaaaagCTGTAAAGAGTAAACCAACAAGGATTATTATCATACTACTATTTTTAGGCTATTTAGGTGTTTCGGCATGGGGTGCATGGAATTTTCGTGAGGATCTTGATCTCAGAAACTTAGTCTCTAGTGACTCTtatcattataaattttatgacacaaacttaaaatttttcaGTCAAAGCTTCTTTGTGTCGTTctatgtaaaatctgaaatcgaATATAGATTttcattaaatgatttaaacacTTTATTAAGAAAAGCTAAAGAAGATAAAGATATTCATAATACTTTTGAGCTCTCTTGGTTAGATTCATATACAAAATCCCCAGCATTTTTAAATGCATCGCAATCGAATTTTATTTTGGGATTGAAGACTTTTCTAAACACTCATGGCAACATATTTGTTAACGATGTCATTATTAGAAACAATTCAATTGTTGCATCACGGTTCCATGTTCTCAGCAAAAGCCTTACAACATCAAGCGATCAAGCTTCTCTAATGGTACGTGTCAGAGAAATTGCAAAGTCATCTACTTTGCCAGTATTTGTCTTTTCACCCAGTTTTGTTTTCTTCGAGCAATATGTACAAATTGTTCCACAAACAATTCAGACTTTGGCAATAGCtgtttctgttgtgtttttAGTCACCGCTATATTTATGCCTTTGCCTGTCCTTATACTTTTGGTAACGGTTTCTGTTTCGATGATCATGGTAGGTGTTATTGGCTTAATGCAAATTTGGGGCCTCACTTTAAGTTCTGTGACGATGATCCATATTGTCATGTGTGTAGGATTTTCTGTTGATTTTAGTGCTCATATTTGTCATGCGTATGCGCATGTTCCAGGGAATAATAGAGATGCTAGAGTAAGTACAGCATTAGATTTGGCGGGAGGTCCTATATTAAATGGAGCACTTTCTTCTGTTATTGGTATAGTTGTGCtggctttttcaaaatcatacattttcttttccttttttaaagtaatgttTATTGTTGTGGTTGTAGGTGCTATGCATGCCATTTTTCTTCTTCCAGTATTGCTCTCTTGGATAGGCCCTATTTACGGAACACCAGACACAGAACCAGTAAAcgacaaaatgaaatattcagaGAAAGACgaaaaaaaccaaaacgaaCTTATGAATTATAAACCGAATACCATACCACGGATATCAACAGCAAGT